Proteins found in one Neomonachus schauinslandi chromosome 1, ASM220157v2, whole genome shotgun sequence genomic segment:
- the STRIT1 gene encoding sarcoplasmic/endoplasmic reticulum calcium ATPase regulator DWORF: MAEKAESASSRLLVPILLLIGWIVGCIIMVYVVFS; the protein is encoded by the exons ATGGCTGAAAAAG cagagtCTGCATCATCCCGCCTTCTGGTCCCTATTCTTCTCTTGATTGGCTGGATTGTGGGCTGTATCATAATGGTTTATGTTGTCTTCTCTTAG